CGAACAAATATCGCCAAAACTAGATGGAATCTCCTCAAGAATATGACATTTCCACAGTACTAATTTCTCAAGCACGGGAAATGATTCCTCTCGAACTTCCCACTTAGCAAGAGTCACTTCATACAACTGCAAAAATTTGAGATTCACAAAAGTGTCTTCCTCCCCCATGTTCCATTCCTCCCCCTGGATGATTGCTCTCGTAAGGAACAACTCTTCAAGGTTGGGCAGTCTCGCTATTGCTGATAGTGAATCTGATGCCAAAGGAAAGTCAAACATTGACAATATTTTCAAATTGTAAGGGAAGTGAAAATCCCATGACCAATTTGTCGCTACAGGGGGCCCACTGTCATTTGCGTTTGAACTTTCAAAAGCTACTCTAAGGAAACCTAGTTCAGTTAGGAAATCCAATTTCGGGAACCAAAATCGCTCTGTTGAATAATCCCATAATTCCTTGAGAACAAATCTAAGCATTTGAAGATTGGGGAACCTTATGAAAATATCCTCTATTTCTTTCGAATAGGAAAGCACGAGTTTAATTAATTCTCTCAAGTTCTCTAACTTTGAGTCCTCTTTTATTAGTATTGATTCATCAGTATCCAAATCATAGAAAGAACAAGCAGTCACGGCCAACACTCGCAACTTTACAAGATCCCAAATACTCGGTAATAGTACCAAGGTTGATCCTTTGTTTTCAACCATCAGGGTTTCTAGATTCCAGAGATTTGAGAAAGATGAAGGCAGAGATTTAACTTTTGTCCCAATTCTTAAGCACCTCAAATGATTCAACATGCCAATTTCATTCAGCAAAGaatctttcaccatcataaaA
This genomic stretch from Capsicum annuum cultivar UCD-10X-F1 unplaced genomic scaffold, UCD10Xv1.1 ctg13928, whole genome shotgun sequence harbors:
- the LOC124890217 gene encoding putative late blight resistance protein homolog R1B-16, with amino-acid sequence MKSVDELMEIYLDNLISSSLVIAFNEIGDVPTCKIHDLVHDFCLIKARGEKLFGEISSSDPSFSSSDLMPRIVNIDYDKEHFGPNNFVLLDSKKKRHSGKHLCSLLIVGHEMEDRLSDACHARDLRLLRVLDLHPSFMMVKDSLLNEIGMLNHLRCLRIGTKVKSLPSSFSNLWNLETLMVENKGSTLVLLPSIWDLVKLRVLAVTACSFYDLDTDESILIKEDSKLENLRELIKLVLSYSKEIEDIFIRFPNLQMLRFVLKELWDYSTERFWFPKLDFLTELGFLRVAFESSNANDSGPPVATNWSWDFHFPYNLKILSMFDFPLASDSLSAIARLPNLEELFLTRAIIQGEEWNMGEEDTFVNLKFLQLYEVTLAKWEVREESFPVLEKLVLWKCHILEEIPSSFGDICSLKIIKLVKSPQLEDSALEIKQYVDDITGGYSLQILGWNNIPLSKTGSSLLFAA